A genome region from Deinococcus sp. KNUC1210 includes the following:
- a CDS encoding Crp/Fnr family transcriptional regulator, with translation MTISTELVGAVSPHSSTKLPHTELHGRLLRRGDTLYYSGDLSPSLYQLESGLLRAVRLTPQGRTLTVRHIFPGDIFGEEALHSVARTHQVIALTEATVKPIHTQHLNGEDLMHITRSLASQLQRIMTDGVHIQDGELRERIARYLLNLSSSSLGGRHASGQTFVRATHELIAEGTGATRESVSKLIGEMRDDGLLSPAYRCITLTAESELKRIAGVV, from the coding sequence ATGACCATTTCGACTGAACTCGTCGGTGCCGTTTCGCCACATTCCTCGACCAAGCTGCCCCACACCGAGCTGCACGGACGGCTGCTGCGGCGCGGCGACACCCTGTATTACTCGGGCGACCTGAGTCCGTCGCTGTATCAGCTCGAAAGTGGGCTGCTGCGGGCGGTACGCCTGACGCCGCAGGGCCGCACCCTCACCGTGCGCCACATCTTTCCCGGCGACATCTTTGGAGAGGAAGCGCTGCACAGCGTTGCCCGCACGCATCAGGTGATCGCACTGACCGAGGCCACCGTCAAGCCGATTCATACCCAGCATCTGAACGGCGAGGACCTGATGCACATCACGCGCAGTCTGGCCTCGCAGCTTCAGCGCATCATGACCGATGGCGTGCATATTCAGGATGGAGAACTGCGCGAACGCATCGCCCGTTACCTGCTGAACCTGTCGTCGAGCAGTCTGGGTGGCCGACATGCCAGCGGGCAGACCTTCGTTCGTGCCACCCATGAGCTGATCGCGGAAGGCACCGGGGCCACCCGTGAAAGCGTCAGCAAGTTGATCGGAGAGATGCGCGACGACGGTCTGCTCAGCCCGGCCTACCGCTGCATCACCCTGACGGCGGAAAGCGAGCTGAAGCGCATCGCGGGCGTGGTGTAA
- a CDS encoding bifunctional oligoribonuclease/PAP phosphatase NrnA encodes MTAPTPPQNIPNPDYAAQIQAVADHLDAHTGPVVIVAHVDPDGDALGSCLGLQRTLRACGKEAQTYMEVPHYLAFLPQPGEVLPRLESWPEGALLVVLDVDNNDAARVAGADLSSFTGSVINVDHHGTNKRQASLGVVDPSQAATAGMVADIAQVLLERSDQPWTPEIATPLLTGLNTDTGSFRFANTTPAVLRQAASLVEHGARLAWINDRLSQNPPRYYALLKEVLGSMAFSHGGLVVTARIDAEMLSRAGAEWEDVESYVNTIRSAEGTELACLFKDYGSRVKVSLRSRGRVSAQNIAVALGGGGHVPAAGASVDGDYAAVQAAFDAAVTTELKRAGLTD; translated from the coding sequence ATGACTGCACCCACGCCCCCCCAGAACATTCCCAATCCCGATTACGCCGCGCAGATCCAGGCCGTTGCCGATCATCTGGACGCCCATACCGGCCCCGTCGTGATCGTGGCGCACGTCGATCCGGACGGTGACGCCCTGGGCAGCTGCCTGGGTCTGCAACGCACCCTCAGGGCCTGCGGCAAAGAGGCGCAGACCTACATGGAAGTTCCGCACTATCTGGCCTTCCTGCCGCAGCCGGGCGAGGTGCTGCCGCGCCTGGAGAGCTGGCCCGAAGGTGCGCTGCTGGTGGTGCTGGACGTGGACAACAACGACGCGGCGCGGGTCGCGGGCGCAGACCTCAGCAGCTTCACGGGCAGCGTCATCAACGTCGATCATCACGGCACGAACAAGCGGCAGGCGAGTCTGGGCGTGGTCGATCCCTCGCAGGCGGCGACGGCAGGCATGGTGGCCGATATCGCGCAGGTGCTGCTGGAACGCTCAGATCAGCCCTGGACACCCGAGATCGCTACGCCGCTGCTGACCGGCCTGAACACCGACACCGGCTCGTTCCGCTTTGCCAACACCACGCCCGCCGTGCTGCGTCAGGCGGCCAGCCTGGTCGAGCATGGAGCGCGGCTGGCCTGGATCAACGACCGTCTGTCGCAGAATCCGCCGCGCTATTACGCGCTGCTGAAGGAGGTGCTGGGCAGCATGGCGTTCAGCCACGGCGGACTGGTGGTCACGGCCCGCATCGATGCCGAGATGCTGAGCCGCGCCGGGGCCGAGTGGGAAGACGTGGAATCGTATGTGAACACCATTCGCAGCGCCGAGGGCACCGAACTGGCCTGCCTGTTCAAAGACTATGGCAGCCGCGTCAAGGTGTCGTTGCGCTCGCGTGGACGGGTCAGCGCCCAGAACATCGCGGTAGCGCTGGGCGGCGGCGGACACGTTCCGGCAGCGGGTGCGAGCGTGGACGGCGACTACGCGGCGGTGCAGGCCGCCTTCGATGCGGCGGTAACGACGGAACTGAAGCGAGCTGGCCTGACAGACTGA